From one Lotus japonicus ecotype B-129 chromosome 3, LjGifu_v1.2 genomic stretch:
- the LOC130744462 gene encoding uncharacterized protein LOC130744462, with the protein MADSTNTPLSSSGPNHSSSEDKKRMVRGCTKMLKIAKVRKTSVKLKIEFDPQTGDCIGENSNEFRSYAAYLARSTCSILIDEWRLVDVDSKNSIWDDLKLHFDIIESDDSNKCDLKKKWLKYLGDRWRAFKTQLTSDYITNPNPNRLPPYEVYPYIKEDVWEKFLEHRNTPAFKEKSKKGKDNVAKNLYPHTLSRGGYELLEKKMINEKRQELDASIELDRIPSPPSRHDKWKRARQRRRGEYTSEATRVVAEKIDSLAEETEQGTFVSQGRDDILTKAIGASEHGGRVRGVGRFANLSNYFGRSSRPTQSIDVKEIEAQLEAKLEQKLAAKIKAECKEKFEQQLIMASEKMQQSFMETLKTMGLSEISPTNQQGEQNVLLHGSTKGSCTAAQENHKEDSTTDNVQRVLFMFLKQQQHICLPLQHDLAVKNFWISPMCIRELLVGDAWLDISILQVCCT; encoded by the exons ATGGCTGATTCAACCAACACCCCTCTTTCATCTAGTGGACCTAATCATTCGTCTAGTGAAGATAAAAAGAGAATGGTTAGAGGTTGCACTAAGATGCTTAAAATTGCCAAAGTTCGGAAAACAAGTGTGAAATTGAAGATTGAGTTTGATCCACAAACTGGGGATTGTATTGGTGAAAATTCAAATGAGTTTAGGAGTTATGCAGCATATCTTGCTCGAAGTACTTGTAGTATTTTGATAGATGAGTGGCGGTTGGTAGATGTAGACTCAAAAAATTCAATTTGGGATGATCTTAAG CTTCATTTTGATATCATAGAAAGTGATGATTCAAATAAGTgtgatttgaagaaaaaatggtTGAAGTATTTGGGGGACCGATGGAGAGCTTTTAAGACACAACTCACTTCCGATTATATTACTAACCCCAACCCCAATCGCCTTCCTCCGTATGAAGTGTATCCTTATATTAAAGAAGATGTATGGGAGAAGTTTTTGGAGCATCGAAATACCCCTGCATTTAAG gaaaaaagtaaaaaaggtAAGGATAATGTGGCTAAGAATCTTTACCCACATACATTATCTCGTGGAGGATATGAATTGCTTGAGAAGAAAATGATTAATGAAAAGAGACAAGAACTAGACGCATCAATAGAATTAGATCGTATTCCATCTCCACCGTCACGTCATGACAAATGGAAGAGAGCAAGACAAAGGCGAAGAGGGGAATACACATCAGAGGCTACCCGAGTTGTTGCTGAGAAAATT GATTCACTGGCTGAAGAGACTGAACAAGGAACCTTTGTTTCACAAGGACGTGACGATATCTTGACAAAGGCAATTGGAGCATCCGAGCATGGTGGCCGTGTTCGTGGTGTTGGACGATTTGCTAATTTAAGCAACTACTTCGGAAGGTCTTCACGTCCAACACAGTCCATAGATGTTAAGGAGATTGAAGCACAACTTGAGGCGAAACTTGAACAAAAACTTGCAGCAAAGATTAAAGCAGAATGTAAAGAAAAGTTTGAACAACAGTTGATCATGGCGAGTGAGAAGATGCAACAATCATTTATGGAGACGCTTAAGACTATGGGTTTATCTGAAATCTCCCCAACAAACCAACAAGGAGAACAAAATGTTCTTCTGCATGGAAGCACAAAAGGTTCTTGTACCGCCGCACAAGAAAATCACAAGGAGGACTCGACCACTGACAATGTTCAGAGAGTGTTATTCATGTTTttgaaacaacaacaacatatatgttTACCATTACAACATGATCTTGCTGTAAAAAACTTTTGGATTTCACCAATGTGTATCAGAGAGTTGTTGGTGGGTGATGCTTGGCTTGACATCTCTATTCTACAAGTTTGTTGCACGTAA